The DNA region GGATACAGTTTCCGTCTCCTGAACATACGGAGTACGTTCTTCGGACATATCAACCGATACAGGCGCAGAAGTCCAGTCCGTTTCGTCTACAAAAGGTCCTTCTTCCATAGGCGTATTCATCTTACTGGCTTTCTCCAGACCATCATACAGTCCCTCCCAGTCCACTTTCGGCCGGGAATAGCTGCCACCACTATAAGAAGAAGCGGAAGAAGTCTTGAACGGGTTGAAGTCTGAATTATAATGCACTTTCGGAGGCTCTATCGGACGAGTCTGATCGAACGCGGGAATATCCGGCATACCTTCCGTATCAAAATCAATGGACGGCACAGCATTGAATTTACCCAATGACTCTTTTACCGCTGCGGAAACAATCTGCCAAATTGCCTGCTCGTTTTCAAACTTAATCTCGGTCTTGGTAGGATGTATGTTCACATCAATGTTGGCCGGATCCACATCAAAGTAAATGAAATAGGAAATCTGTTCGCCTGCCGGAATCAATTGTTCATAAGCATCCATCACCGCTTTATGGAAATACGGATGACGCATATAACGCCCGTTCACAAAGAAATACTGATGAGCTCCTTTCTTACGCGCCGTCTCCGGTTTGGCAACAAAGCCGGAGACCTTCACCATAGTAGTATCCACATCTACCGACAGCAGATGCTGGTTCAACTTCTTGCCAAATACGGCAAGAATGCGTTGGCGAAGCGGCATCGCAGGCAGGTTGAATAATTCGGTATCATTACTATATAAGTAGAAAGCCACTTCGGGATGTACCAGAGCTATGCGTTCAAATTCAGTAAGGATATTGCTCAATTCTGTTGAGTTCGCCTTCAGGAACTTGCGGCGGGCAGGTATATTAAAGAATAAGTTCTTAATGGAAAAGTTACTTCCTTTAGGACACGAAACGGCTTCCTGACTCTCTACTTTAGAGCCGGCTATCACAATCCGTGTACCCAGTTCCTCATTTGCCATACGGGTTTTGAGTTCTACTTCCGCCACCGCAGCAACAGAAGCCAACGCCTCTCCACGGAATCCCATCGTGCGCAAGGCAAATAAATCGGCGGCCTGCCTTATCTTAGACGTGGCATGGCGTTCGAAAGCAAGGCGCGCATCCGTTTCGGACATACCTTTGCCATCGTCAATCACCTGTATGCAGGTTTTCCCTGCATCTGTCACCAATACGTGTATTTCTTGTGCTTCGGCATCAATCGCATTCTCTACCAATTCCTTAATGACGGATGCCGGACGCTGAATCACCTCTCCGGCAGCAATCTGATTGGCAACCGAATCGGGCAGCAGATGAATTATGTCGCTCATGATAATTACAAATTATGAATTATGAATTATGAATTACAAATAACGAATAACAACAGGTTCCATGATGCTACATTGCAATTCGTAATTTGTAATTCGTAATTAAATTAAATGATTCCGGTGCTTATGGCATACCACAAGTATATCAGCAAAGCAATAATCACCAGTATTACCCCCAAGTGTACCGGTTTACGCCCGCTTTCCTTGCGTCGTTTCAAGTGGGTAGTGCCTTCTACGAATTTTCCCCGGATATCTTCCGGTGAAAATTCCTTCTCAGGCAACATTCCCAATTCACGTTTGGCGTTTTCTTCCATCTTCGCCAACTTTTCTTTCCGCTCATCCACATATATATATGGATGATTAAAGCCACGAGGCTTTCTCATTGTGAACATTCCCATAGCGCTTATTTATTTCTTTTTATATTCATATTCCTTGGTGAAACTATAGGCTTACGGTCTGATTTCTGCAATTGTTCGCCAGCCTTTTTACCTCTCCACTCAAATATATCTTCCTTATTCCTCGGTCGGATATAGTCGAACCAGACAAAAGGCGGCAGCTTATATTTATCAGCCGGAATCTGGTCCATCGGATAGAGCGTACCATTCGCTTTCCCTATAAAGGCTCCTTGCTCCATACGCCTTTCCTTCAGCAACATACGCAGGAAACTGCCCTCAGAATAGTTCAATCCTATCATGGTACTGTCTTTATCATCTATCGGATAGAAGACAACCAGCACATTACCGTTCACATCCACCTGACGCATATCTCCGCCGACAAAAAAGCCTTTCATCTCTTTGCCCGTCACCTGGTTGTAGTGAACAGAGTCTTTCTGCTCCACAGCCAAAGCCTGATTAATGATGTGCGCCCAGTCTATGGTACTGTCATTCATATAGACTTTAATTTCCTCACCCAACAGTTGCTGTGAGCCATGCCACAAGATAGGATCAGTATACATCGTCATACAAGAGTCTTTAGAATTATATACCAAAGAATCGCATACTGCCTGAACATCCGTACGGTAAGCACGTACTTTATGATACACCCTCATCTCACGAAACATGGAGTCCGTATTTATATGATAGGTAATCAACCGCAGTGTATCACCGTGCATAAACAAACTGTCACCTTGTGAATAATCAATGGCAACCGCACGTTGAGTGGCAAGTGCACTTCCCGTAATCTCATTGTAGAAGCAATAGTTACCCGTGAGCATATTCCTGTTAATGGTATCATTCATCTGCACATTGTCAAACGCTTCACCATATCCCAAAACACGATCATAGAAAATACTGTCACCCGTCAGTTTCTTGCCTTCGTTGGTCAGCACGGAACGATCCAGCAGTTCAGCCTGCTCTGTAGTGGTGTTATAAATACCTCGTTCGGAATAGATGTGGTTCTTATCACTCACAATATCCGAAGGACCCAGAATCGTAGCAATCTTCGTATCGGTGCTATATTTCAGGGTATCCGAAGTCAATACGAATTTCGGATTTACCAGCTTCACATCATGATTGAATACGGAAATCTTCGTAGCCGGACTATATTCTCCCCACTCGGAAGTCAGCACATTCTCTTCATCGGTCAATGTGCCGCCATCGAAGTAATAGCCCAAATTATACAGACGGTCGTAGTTTAAACTATCCGTTGTCAATACCGTATTCCGGTTAATCATGCGGACATTCTCACGAAGCATTGCCAACTGCGACATACCGTCATAATACAGATAATCTCCATAAATAAAGAGCGTATCCCCCTGTTCCATACGGACATTACCGAAAGCTTCCACCGAATTTGTCTTCTCGTAAATCAACGCACTGTCACAGTACATATACATACTGTCATGGCGCAGCTTTACCGACCGGATCAGAATCTGAACATCCGGAAGCAGGATTTTATCCGCCTGCGCCTCCTCAGCGTGAAGCAAATCAACCCGGGTTTTCTTCTTTTCCGGCTGTTTCTGCTTATCCTGGGCACTCAGCAAACAGATGCCAAACAGGCATAGAAGGCCTGTGAGAAGGAATCTATGCCTGTTCAGAAAATTATTTCTTGTATTTTTCTTCTGCATACAAAAAGTTAGTGTATCACCCGGGATCAGTCTTTAATCCACCCCGGATACTTAAATGTACAGTTCTTCCAATTTTCGTTGATACGCACGTACGTATGCTTTTGTTTTTCGCGAATCCATTTATCCAGCATCTCGTCACGACGTTTCTCCAATACAATTTCCTTCAGGTTCTGATAGTCTTCCGAAATAGTTGCTTTGTGTCCGTTGATGCGGCTTTTTAGTTTCACGATTACACATTCTTCTTTACCGGTCTTCTGCGGAATCATAGTGAATGCCTCGGAGATTTCTCCTACTTTCATCTTATCCACCACTTTAGCAATCTCGGGCGGAAGTTCCTGCATCTCAAACTTTGATGTATTGGTTTGAGGGTTAGGTAACAGACCGTGATTGTTACGTGTATCCTTATCCTGTGAAAGTACGGAAGCTGCTTCTTCAAAAGTAAACTTACCATTACGGATGTCATCGGCAATAGAGTCCAGACGGGCAGTACCTGCCATCAGTGCTTCTTCCGGTACGTGTGGCTTCAACAAGATATGGCGTACTTTGATACGGTCACCACGTTTTTCCATCAACTGGATAATGTGGAAGCCATATTCAGACTCTACAATCTTGGAAACCTTATTGGGGTCTTGCAGATTGAAAGCCACATTAGCAAATGCTGGATCCAGATAACCACGTCCCGTAAATGGCATTTCGCCACCATTGATAGCCGTACCACGGTCATCGGAATACAAACGTGCCAACATAGAGAAGCTTTCTCCCTTATTCACACGATCCGTATATTCGCGCAGACGACTTTTTACATCTTCAATTTCCTCCAAAGGAATTTTCGGTTGCTGTGTGATGATCTGCACCTCTACCTGAGTAGGGATATAAGGAATACTGTCCTGCGGCAAATCCTTGAAGTGACGGCGCACCTCTGCCGGAGTGATTTTAATCTCTCCTACCAGTTTCTGCTGCATTCTCTGCACTTTCAATCCTTCACGGGCATTGTCGCGCAAAGCTTCGCGAATCTGACTGGATGTCTTATTGAAGTATTCCTCCATCTTTTCACGCGAACCGATATTGGCGATATACATATTCGTCATCTGGTCCACACGTTGGATCA from Bacteroides sp. MSB163 includes:
- a CDS encoding OstA-like protein — its product is MQKKNTRNNFLNRHRFLLTGLLCLFGICLLSAQDKQKQPEKKKTRVDLLHAEEAQADKILLPDVQILIRSVKLRHDSMYMYCDSALIYEKTNSVEAFGNVRMEQGDTLFIYGDYLYYDGMSQLAMLRENVRMINRNTVLTTDSLNYDRLYNLGYYFDGGTLTDEENVLTSEWGEYSPATKISVFNHDVKLVNPKFVLTSDTLKYSTDTKIATILGPSDIVSDKNHIYSERGIYNTTTEQAELLDRSVLTNEGKKLTGDSIFYDRVLGYGEAFDNVQMNDTINRNMLTGNYCFYNEITGSALATQRAVAIDYSQGDSLFMHGDTLRLITYHINTDSMFREMRVYHKVRAYRTDVQAVCDSLVYNSKDSCMTMYTDPILWHGSQQLLGEEIKVYMNDSTIDWAHIINQALAVEQKDSVHYNQVTGKEMKGFFVGGDMRQVDVNGNVLVVFYPIDDKDSTMIGLNYSEGSFLRMLLKERRMEQGAFIGKANGTLYPMDQIPADKYKLPPFVWFDYIRPRNKEDIFEWRGKKAGEQLQKSDRKPIVSPRNMNIKRNK
- the mutL gene encoding DNA mismatch repair endonuclease MutL, yielding MSDIIHLLPDSVANQIAAGEVIQRPASVIKELVENAIDAEAQEIHVLVTDAGKTCIQVIDDGKGMSETDARLAFERHATSKIRQAADLFALRTMGFRGEALASVAAVAEVELKTRMANEELGTRIVIAGSKVESQEAVSCPKGSNFSIKNLFFNIPARRKFLKANSTELSNILTEFERIALVHPEVAFYLYSNDTELFNLPAMPLRQRILAVFGKKLNQHLLSVDVDTTMVKVSGFVAKPETARKKGAHQYFFVNGRYMRHPYFHKAVMDAYEQLIPAGEQISYFIYFDVDPANIDVNIHPTKTEIKFENEQAIWQIVSAAVKESLGKFNAVPSIDFDTEGMPDIPAFDQTRPIEPPKVHYNSDFNPFKTSSASSYSGGSYSRPKVDWEGLYDGLEKASKMNTPMEEGPFVDETDWTSAPVSVDMSEERTPYVQETETVSSPSASLYTNEPAVEKGAQHFQFKGRFILTSVKSGLMLIDQHRAHIRVLFERYMNQIRQKQGVSQGVLFPEIVQLPASEAAVLESIMEDFSAVGFELTPLGGGSYAINGIPSGIEGLNPVELVRNMVHTAMEKGNDVKEEVQTMLALTLAKAAAIVYGQVLSNEEMVNLVDNLFACPTPNYTPDGRTVLSTIKEEDIEKLFVR
- a CDS encoding peptidylprolyl isomerase: MKNFMNFKFVVLCALALMTGSAVYGQDNVIDEVVWVVGDEAILKSEVEEARMSALYEGRKFDGDPYCVIPEEIAVQKLFLHQAALDSIEVSESEVIQRVDQMTNMYIANIGSREKMEEYFNKTSSQIREALRDNAREGLKVQRMQQKLVGEIKITPAEVRRHFKDLPQDSIPYIPTQVEVQIITQQPKIPLEEIEDVKSRLREYTDRVNKGESFSMLARLYSDDRGTAINGGEMPFTGRGYLDPAFANVAFNLQDPNKVSKIVESEYGFHIIQLMEKRGDRIKVRHILLKPHVPEEALMAGTARLDSIADDIRNGKFTFEEAASVLSQDKDTRNNHGLLPNPQTNTSKFEMQELPPEIAKVVDKMKVGEISEAFTMIPQKTGKEECVIVKLKSRINGHKATISEDYQNLKEIVLEKRRDEMLDKWIREKQKHTYVRINENWKNCTFKYPGWIKD